ttgacaaagttcatcggatgtgattgaaactttgtaggattattctttacatcaaagtatttacatctgtagccttttacgaacgttatcagaaaaacaagggagataactagccttttctgttcggcaacacacaacttaacgttgggcttttctcggaaactataaaagtgaccgggctcaaattttatgtgaacgtgactcattgtgttgtgaatagcaatttcttcctgtccatctgatgcctcatataatattcagaactgcgaaagtgactcgatcgagcgtttgctcttcttgtttcattGGAATACGGAGAGGAGATCAATGGGGATTTGAAATCCGAACCTGAATATGTAGTTTTGTAACTGTTATATCCCCGAAATCAATAATATACAACTGTTGATTAAAGGGCCAGTCCAGAGCAATTTTTGCCATGTTTATTTTTAGCCGATCTGAATCCCAACCTTCCTTCCTAACTATATTCCACCCAAGTTTTAATCTCCAGGAAGCTAGCATTCCACCACTACTGCACTAGAAAGAAAACCCAGTATTCACGCCCATATGTACTAAATACGCCACTTCTTGGCCAAACAGCACATGTTCATAACTTGTGTAGTTCACAGAATGATCGTATAGTAACAGCGAACCCCCTACTGGCACTGAAACTGCATTGGTGAGCACTCTGTATGCTATGCAGTCGGGGAGACCATCACATATTTAGAAACTGGCGTTCTACCCCCAACAGTAGACCAAACAGCTTGTGCACAACCACACTATCAACCCAAGAAAAATGCACACTTCTAAGTAAATAACTAAGCCCGTATTTCAAATTTTAGGCAATGGGTAGCTATCGTACAGATAATGAAAGCGGTGTCATTCATACCCTCCGCGACAATCACAGCTCAACGCACAGCACGTTCCATCGACCGGCCCATCAGTATTCTATAATAGCGACTGGCCCAGCACTGAGAGAGAGGCTCTCTCTGTATACCAAACCAATCCCCAAAGCTAACGCCTGCCTTGCCTGTGGTCGAGCCGACGGTCAGGCGAATTTCGATTTAAAAGTTTAAAGGTCACTTCCGACGTACACGATCGGAAGATTGTTGGATCGTACAGCGCTTATAAATACTTTTGAGACATAACAAAAATGGTCGCAGACATTTTCCAACGTGAGGATTCCAATAAGCCAATAAAAAGATGTACCTTTAGGTATAGATTTATCTGGCAGGATAAATATTGGTTTAGACATAAATGTTTATCATATTTTTCGTGCTAGCAATTATGGCATCATATTAGGATAATGCATATGTAATACCCACAGGGTAAGTATTGAAAGAAACCAAAATTATAATACATTTGTGGGATTTTCATGCCGGTTTGTATTTAAATTGTTTGACAGGATGCCTCATACCGACCAGACACGGAAAACTCTGACGCAGACTCTGTATCTACCGTGTACTCAATTTTGCCACTTGTACAACCACCCCCTACAAAAGGAAAGGTGTCCTCTTCAAATGAAGGTATTTTTTTCAAAGACAAATAACATTGCCAGGTTTCACATGCATGGCAGGGCcagactaccgggggggggggggggggttatgggggttgcgcaaccccccccccccccccagcctaatcatgtacctcacttatttaaaacattttttattattgtttattttatgccgtttcatgcaaggagcgaccattttcctatctcagaatataacctacccatcagcttcagggggcaaagccccctcaCCCCCGCCAAggggatgttccccctagccaccactggcaaaccccccccccccccccccactcctcttagcctagtccggccctgcatgatACAGTATGACTTTTTTGTGTATAAATAATCTGTTTGTACTGTGCCTGTGTTGAGCGGAAAATTGTTGCCCTGCTTTAGCTCATGTCAACAATTGGACTGACCAGAATTGATTTTGGATTACTGAATAGAAGTGATATCCGATCGGATATCCGACTGTGATATATTTCTTGTAGTACCAGTTCCAGGACCGAATACCAAGTGCATAAATAGCGTAATTTGCGTAAGTGACGGCTCGTGATTGCTATCAATTTTCTCAAAGATGGGGCTTGGCTATCCTATGTTATCCCACGGcagtggggcggggatgtagctcagtcggtagcgcgctggatttgtatccagttggccgctgtcagcgtaagttcgtccccacgttcggcgagagatttatttctcagagtcaactttgtgtgcagactctcctcggtgtccgaacacccccgtgtgtacacgcaagcacaagaccatgtgcgcacgaaaaagatcctgtaatccatgtcagagttcggtgggttatagaaacacgaaaatacccagcatgcttcctccgaaagcggcgtatggctgcctaaatggcggggtaaaaatggtcatacacgtaaataaaaagccgggggagtttcagcccatgaacgaacaaacaaacaaacaaacatcccaCGGCAGTTTACTGATAGCTcaaactgtctgtatgtgtttcttattttcattattgactttttaattttaaatgttagGGAATAAATGGAGAAAATCTATGCAGCAGGTGGTGGTATATTGCCCGCACACTCGGACAatgcttgttttcttcttcttctagtcAGTCAGATAGCCAGACAATCAGTTGCTCATTTATATGCACCCATCTTGAAAATAAAACCATAACGGTTtttaaaaaagaataacacACACTATGCATGAATAAATACCAACAGCCTTCAAAGTTCAACCGACAGCCTTATTCTGTGACAAAGTCAGCATAATTATGTTCATTGTTGCGGCAAATTGTCGTCTAGGCGACATTTTGCTGCTCTACATAGTACATGCCTGGCTGGGTTTGAGTCCACTGGTTagcccggtgtcagaataatgtgactgggtgagatgaagcctgtgctgcgacatctgtcttgtgtgtggcgcacattaaatgtcaaagcagcactgccctgagATAACCGAAGGGTGGACTGGGCGGTGAGCAAACAAAGTTAAGTTAAGGGTTTGAGTCCCTTCGAAAGTAGGGTGGATGATGTTTCAGTCTATCCAGGGTCGACTTATGTAAGACTCTTCGTGCCTATTCTCGACGTGTGCATCATATATATGCATGTGAAAAAGATCCTGCTTCACGGTACGATTAGACTGGTCAAAGCAGATACCCAGCATGCACATACATATTGGCATAATCTTTCGAAGGGACTCGGATCCCTTCtatatcttttttttacatcaatGTTGTGTTCTGTTCAACAGTCGGTGGGaaaggagcaacttctactCCAACAGTCGATGGGaaaggagcaacttctactTTAACAGTCGGTGAAAAAGGACCAACTTATACTTCAACAGTTGGTGGGAAAGGATCGAGCAACTTCCACTTCAACAGTCGGTGAAAAAGGAGCAACTTCAACAGTCGGTGAAaaaggagcaacttctactTCAACAGCCGGTGAAaaaggagcaacttctactTCAACAGTCAGTGAAaaaggagcaacttctactTCAACAGTCAGTGAAaaaggagcaacttctactTCGAAGTGAACTTCTTCAGGGAAATCTGTGTTTACTGTGGAGATTTTGACAGCCATCTGAGAAGACATTTACTACGTAAACATTCTGATGAAGAAGCagttgctcccatggggtcgccttcacgcggcgggagtgtttccactaagctaccccacccctttacttctcttcttttgtcttatttctgccttaccagtcctttcacctatatttccttccaagaaaactctccctactattccctgcagatttccgattcctttcttgttgtcttatttctacctgactggatccatcacctttatttcacttaccaaaagtcttcttttccacatccttatttctttgccccccgcatgtcgtaagaggcgactaacggattctgtttctcctttta
This sequence is a window from Littorina saxatilis isolate snail1 unplaced genomic scaffold, US_GU_Lsax_2.0 scaffold_933, whole genome shotgun sequence. Protein-coding genes within it:
- the LOC138955249 gene encoding uncharacterized protein, encoding MPGDKKYGPSKPKKRKFCGNKHMKKQTNQNSESIASSDETDKQSNVNKTVVMLMLNHLVKKTRVRSHRYKQRKDASYRPDTENSDADSVSTVYSILPLVQPPPTKGKVSSSNEVGGKGATSTPTVDGKGATSTLTVGEKGPTYTSTVGGKGSSNFHFNSR